In Lacerta agilis isolate rLacAgi1 chromosome 8, rLacAgi1.pri, whole genome shotgun sequence, one genomic interval encodes:
- the LOC117050854 gene encoding tubulin polyglutamylase complex subunit 2-like translates to MANNNGYDDQKTQGDLQTTCCPLTINISKLNRVRVLPIYALPNAPTLADLEDTNNEGDTAPPHPFSLFSLPVVTPHSEIWFLDRALYWHFLTKTFTAYCRLLITHLGLLHWQYAFTSCGISPQAKVRERQTGPFPRGCRSSPFCLHKSPAREVRLRVSDWPEVTQ, encoded by the exons ATGGCCAATAACAATGGCTATGATGACCAGAAAACACAGGG GGATCTTCAG ACAACCTGCTGCCCCTTGACTATCAACATCTCCAAGCTAAACCGAGTCAGAGTGTTGCCCATCTACGCCTTGCCCAATGCCCCCACACTGGCTGACTTGGAGGACACCAACAATGAAGGAGATACTGCCCCACCTCACCCCTTT tctctcttctctcttccagtTGTCACCCCGCATTCTGAGATCTGGTTTCTGGACCGAGCTCTCTACTGGCATTTCCTCACCAAAACCTTCACCGCTTACTGCCGGCTCCTGATCACCCACCTGGGGCTGCTGCATTGGCAGTATGCCTTCACCAGCTGCGGCATCAGCCCCCAGGCTAAAGTGAGAGAACGACAGACTGGCCCTTTTCCTAGGGGCTGCCGCTCCTCCCCATTTTGTCTTCACAAAAGCCCTGCGAGGGAGGTCAGGCtcagagtgagtgactggcccgaggtcacccagtga